One Rhododendron vialii isolate Sample 1 chromosome 2a, ASM3025357v1 genomic region harbors:
- the LOC131316973 gene encoding uncharacterized protein LOC131316973 encodes MYTYVGVEVVDDNGVNIIFNVADGISGYTPTLYTEVVDDNNFRQEVGGSQCNSLPIHRSTQRSHRPHERNPSKQQYLGDDTCFAYDMHDDSSIFEQHNNYVEHDSAFDNNIGDDDEVSQSSEEDVDDGLEAEDHEEHEIPEFETPSSMFADDTWTNIVDPSPQMPNTSHVGWDGHCELFKGQVFFSKEEVQNTVKKYSMQQNNVVKTSASSPTMLVYKCKNLVPCQWRLRARKCKDADEWIISRYAGPHTCVAESVTQDHHNLDAQFISEIIAPIVKKDASTKVKVLQAMILDRPEGFQPSYAKTWAAKQIAIARIFGNWDESYAEVESFLAAVKVKNPGTEYILVSKDTNIPGCRTFDRLFWAFGPAIEGFKHCRPVISIDGTFLTGKYKGVILVAVSQDAENQIFPIAFAIVEKEDADNWGWFLSCLRHFVTNRTELCLISDRHTGLLSYIKGDPLWRPPHAYHRYCARHIGANYMRRFNKIVGNQVKVTAMEIQKRKFKAQLEKTKKFGEEEKVYKELTEDLVLKKWSFAHDGGRRYGSETTNISESLNGVLKEARHLPIMGTVMMTFYKSVNYFNDRAVEARKKIETGGNWSTFAIKKYKYWRNKASRHQVIEFDRAAQTYEVQTPMNRMSPYKGNHRHSVDMINRTCSCNKFQQWKMPCSHVLATCMFMKTSPFEYFSDVWSLKSIIQMYASQPFRPPRDKAYWPEIIGPTIIPDRERIRGRGRPQITRFRNEMDWIEHQPSQRQSCTLCGQEGHNRRKCSGSRAEASSSGTNL; translated from the exons ATGTATACATACGTTGGGGTTGAAGTCGTTGACGATAATGGCGTCAATATAATATTCAATGTTGCTGACGGCATATCCGGTTACACCCCCACTCTGTACACGGAAGTTGTTGACGATAATAATTTCAGACAAGAAGTCGGGGGATCACAGTGCAATAGTCTCCCTATCCATCGTTCCACTCAACGGTCTCATAGGCCGCATGAAAGGAATCCTTCTAAACAACAATATTTAGGCGACGACACATGCTTTGCATATGACATGCATGACGATTCCAGCATCTTCGAGCAACACAACAACTACGTGGAACACGATAGCGCATTTGACAATAATATTGGAGATGACGATGAGGTCTCACAAAGCTCCGAGGAGGATGTTGATGATGGTTTAGAGGCCGAGGACCACGAAGAACACGAGATTCCGGAGTTTGAGACGCCAAGTTCCATGTTCGCCGATGACACATGGACGAACATCGTGGACCCTAGTCCGCAAATGCCTAATACGAGTCACGTTGGGTGGGATGGACATTGTGAGCTTTTTAAGGGACAG GTTTTCTTTTCAAAGGAGGAGGTTCAGAATACGGTGAAGAAGTATAGCATGCAACAGAATAATGTGGTTAAGACATCAGCATCGTCACCGACTATGTTGGTGTACAAATGCAAGAACCTGGTCCCATGTCAGTGGCGACTAAGAGCAAGAAAGTGTAAGGATGCCGATGAGTGGATAATCAGTCGATACGCAGGACCACACACTTGCGTTGCGGAGAGTGTAACCCAAGATCATCATAATCTTGACGCACAGTTCATTTCTGAAATTATCGCCCCCATCGTGAAAAAAGATGCAAGCACGAAGGTGAAGGTTCTTCAAGCAATGATTTTAGATAGGCCAGAGGGATTCCAACCATCGTATGCGAAGACTTGGGCTGCGAAGCAAATTGCTATAGCAAGAATTTTTGGGAACTGGGATGAGTCGTATGCAGAAGTCGAAAGTTTCTTAGCCGCGGTGAAAGTTAAAAATCCAGGTACAGAGTACATCTTGGTGTCGAAAGATACAAATATACCAGGATGCCGCACATTCGATCGTCTTTTCTGGGCATTTGGGCCGGCCATCGAAGGGTTCAAACATTGCAGGCCTGTGATAAGCATTGATGGTACCTTCCTAACAGGAAAGTACAAGGGCGTAATCTTGGTTGCTGTGAGTCAGGACGCGGAAAATCAAATATTCCCTATTGCATTTGCCATTGTGGAGAAGGAGGATGCTGATAATTGGGGGTGGTTCTTGTCCTGCCTCAGACATTTTGTCACCAATCGAACAGAATTGTGTCTAATTTCAGACAGGCATACTGGTCTATTGTCGTACATAAAAGGAGATCCACTTTGGAGACCCCCCCATGCTTATCATCGCTATTGTGCCCGTCACATTGGGGCAAACTATATGAGGAGGTTCAACAAAATTGTGGGCAACCAAGTAAAAGTTACGGCCATGGAAATCCAAAAACGAAAGTTTAAAGCTCAGCTTGAAAAGACTAAAAAGTTCGGCGAAGAGGAAAAGGTCTACAAGGAACTAACGGAGGATTTGGTTTTAAAGAAATGGTCATTCGCGCATGATGGAGGAAGGCGTTACGGATCGGAAACAACAAACATCTCAGAGAGCTTGAATGGGGTCCTAAAAGAAGCTAGGCACCTGCCAATAATGGGAACGGTTATGATGACATTCTACAAAAGCGTGAACTATTTCAATGACAGAGCCGTAGAagcacgaaaaaaaattgagacggGGGGAAACTGGAGCACGTTTGCCATAAAAAAGTACAAATACTGGAGGAATAAGGCATCAAGACACCAGGTCATTGAGTTTGACCGCGCGGCACAAACTTACGAGGTGCAGACTCCAATGAATCGGATGAGCCCATATAAAGGAAATCACAGGCATTCAGTTGACATGATCAATCGTACGTGCAGTTGCAACAAGTTTCAACAATGGAAGATGCCGTGCTCGCATGTGCTTGCGACGTGCATGTTCATGAAAACTTCCCCTTTCGAATACTTCAGCGATGTTTGGTCACTCAAATCAATTATACAAATGTATGCCTCTCAACCATTTAGGCCCCCGCGTGACAAGGCGTATTGGCCTGAAATCATTGGGCCAACCATCATTCCAGACCGAGAACGTATCCGGGGGAGAGGGCGACCCCAAATCACACGGTTCAGGAACGAGAtggattggattgagcaccaaCCATCACAGAGACAGTCATGCACATTGTGTGGACAAGAAGGACATAATCGAAGAAAATGTTCCGGAAGCAGGGCAGAAGCGTCAAGTTCAGGAACAAATTTGTAA